The Acidobacteriota bacterium genome has a segment encoding these proteins:
- a CDS encoding ABC transporter permease yields MKRRTEWLVSLPTVAWLGLFVVIPTLLVFVIAFRPSNPYGGIGRGWTLETVRALAAPGTLVIAWRTLWMSLLTTAISLVLALPAGYTIARAPARWRNRLLLLVIVPFWTSFLVRVFAWRSLLHPDGPVKRALAALGLVGPQATLLYHPAAVVLVMVYTFLPFTILPIYAAAEKFDFRLVEAARDLGARPFQAFRKVFLPGIRRGVVTAVLVVFVPALGSYIIPDLVGGPSSEMIGNKIAQRVFSDRNLPLASAVSAVLVLAVLAPLAAILALQRKGKKSDIVIGEAP; encoded by the coding sequence ATGAAGCGGCGCACGGAATGGCTGGTCAGCCTGCCGACGGTCGCCTGGCTGGGCCTGTTCGTCGTCATCCCCACCCTGCTCGTGTTCGTCATCGCCTTCCGGCCGTCCAATCCCTACGGGGGCATCGGCCGCGGCTGGACGCTGGAGACCGTACGGGCCCTGGCCGCGCCGGGCACGCTTGTCATTGCCTGGCGGACGCTCTGGATGAGCCTGCTGACGACGGCGATCTCCCTCGTCCTGGCCCTGCCGGCCGGCTACACCATCGCCCGGGCCCCGGCCCGCTGGCGGAACCGCCTCCTGCTTCTCGTCATCGTACCCTTCTGGACGAGCTTCCTCGTCCGCGTCTTCGCCTGGCGGTCGCTCCTCCACCCCGACGGGCCGGTCAAGAGGGCCCTGGCGGCGCTCGGCCTCGTCGGGCCGCAGGCGACCCTGCTCTACCATCCGGCGGCGGTCGTCCTGGTCATGGTCTACACCTTCCTGCCATTCACCATCCTGCCGATCTACGCCGCCGCGGAGAAGTTCGATTTCCGGCTGGTCGAGGCCGCCCGGGATCTCGGGGCCCGGCCGTTTCAGGCCTTCCGCAAGGTCTTCCTGCCGGGCATCCGGCGGGGCGTCGTGACCGCAGTGCTCGTCGTCTTCGTCCCGGCCCTGGGCTCGTACATCATCCCCGACCTCGTCGGCGGCCCGTCCAGCGAGATGATAGGCAACAAGATCGCCCAGCGGGTCTTCAGCGACCGCAACCTGCCCCTGGCCAGCGCCGTCTCGGCCGTCCTGGTCCTGGCCGTGCTGGCCCCGCTCGCGGCCATCCTCGCCCTCCAGCGCAAGGGCAAGAAGTCCGACATCGTCATCGGGGAGGCGCCGTGA
- a CDS encoding VWA domain-containing protein → MKLPRRAPAAVRAAVLVLAVAGLAAPQDIVPVSPQDRQAPAKPLRYELAVVLKLVPVHVTDKKGNPILDLTREEFTVADNGQPVTITEFERHALSPAAAAGGGDAGPGAAVEPAPASSPAVRPAARKFFLFFDFAYNNVRGILKARTAALHFLDTAVRAEDEVAVLTYSAVGGLAFHEYLTPDHAKVRRVVEKIGHADVKGRATEIEDSYWRLVQESGGSFALGFKAESEANRQESRGMALQYMQKMAALARALRLVDGEKSFILFSTGIPNSLIYGYASGNVFNRSDVGRASGDDALRRQNEAMYREFGASGCSFYAFDTRESAKEAALFTYDEETFAMGSRAMTTAIDPTFIFKDDKATGLNSLKRFSDLTGGKFYSNINMYEKNIGQVGDLTGTYYVLGYSVNEQWNGQFHEVKVEVRRKGCEVRAQTGYFDPKPYAQYSDLEKQIHLFDLALNERSFSRLPVSVPMTALASAAEGVSRLALLARLPGEVTARFAGRRVEFVALFFDAAGDLAGIVREERDLAPMRGREMAFAAGSALAPGDYGCRLVIRDMESGLSAVASAKAVLGRPQPAGLELGTPLVLEARAGCPLVCAAAGKGRDPFPWADLYDYDSSIYAPVLAGEAPAAAAGLTVVVPCAGPGGGTPADLAVKATLIDASNGRQTPVPVTISGRAPRGPLEVLTLGLATAGLAPGEYYLHLYAGDKASGSLGHAFTALSLR, encoded by the coding sequence ATGAAACTCCCCCGAAGGGCTCCCGCCGCGGTTCGGGCCGCGGTCCTGGTCCTCGCCGTCGCCGGGCTCGCCGCGCCGCAGGATATCGTGCCCGTGTCGCCCCAAGACCGGCAGGCGCCGGCCAAACCCCTCCGGTACGAGCTGGCCGTCGTGCTCAAGCTCGTTCCCGTCCACGTCACCGACAAGAAGGGGAACCCGATCCTCGACCTGACCCGGGAGGAGTTCACGGTCGCCGACAACGGTCAGCCCGTGACCATCACGGAATTCGAGCGTCACGCCCTCTCCCCCGCCGCGGCCGCAGGCGGCGGCGACGCCGGGCCCGGGGCCGCGGTCGAACCCGCGCCGGCCTCCTCCCCGGCCGTCCGCCCGGCCGCGCGGAAGTTCTTCCTGTTCTTCGATTTCGCCTACAACAACGTCCGCGGCATCCTGAAGGCCCGGACCGCCGCCCTTCATTTCCTGGACACGGCCGTCCGGGCCGAGGACGAGGTGGCCGTCCTGACCTACTCGGCCGTCGGCGGCCTGGCCTTCCACGAATACCTGACCCCGGACCACGCCAAGGTCCGCCGGGTCGTGGAGAAGATCGGCCATGCCGACGTCAAGGGCCGGGCGACCGAGATCGAGGACTCCTACTGGCGGCTCGTCCAGGAGAGCGGCGGGTCGTTCGCCCTCGGCTTCAAGGCCGAGTCCGAGGCGAACCGCCAGGAATCGCGGGGCATGGCCCTGCAGTACATGCAGAAGATGGCCGCCCTGGCCCGGGCCCTGCGGCTGGTCGACGGGGAGAAGAGCTTCATCCTGTTCTCGACCGGCATCCCGAACTCGTTGATCTACGGTTACGCGTCGGGGAACGTCTTCAACCGGTCCGACGTCGGCCGCGCCTCCGGGGACGACGCCCTGCGGCGGCAGAACGAGGCCATGTACAGGGAGTTCGGCGCCTCGGGCTGCTCCTTCTACGCCTTCGACACGCGGGAGTCGGCCAAGGAGGCCGCCCTCTTCACCTACGACGAGGAGACCTTCGCCATGGGCAGCCGGGCCATGACCACGGCCATCGACCCCACGTTCATCTTCAAGGACGACAAGGCGACCGGCCTCAACTCGCTCAAGCGCTTCAGCGACCTGACCGGCGGGAAGTTCTATTCGAACATCAACATGTACGAGAAGAATATCGGCCAGGTCGGAGACTTGACCGGGACCTATTACGTCCTCGGGTACTCAGTCAACGAGCAGTGGAACGGCCAGTTCCACGAGGTCAAGGTCGAGGTCAGGCGCAAGGGCTGCGAGGTCCGGGCCCAGACCGGGTACTTCGATCCCAAGCCTTATGCCCAGTACTCCGACCTCGAGAAGCAGATCCATCTCTTCGACCTGGCCCTGAACGAGAGGTCCTTCTCGCGCCTGCCGGTCAGCGTGCCGATGACGGCGCTGGCTTCGGCCGCGGAAGGCGTCTCGCGCCTGGCCCTGCTGGCCCGGCTGCCGGGCGAGGTCACGGCCAGGTTCGCAGGCCGCCGTGTCGAGTTCGTGGCCCTGTTCTTCGACGCCGCCGGCGACCTCGCTGGTATCGTCCGGGAGGAGAGGGACCTGGCGCCGATGCGGGGACGGGAGATGGCCTTCGCCGCGGGATCGGCGCTCGCGCCCGGCGACTACGGCTGCCGGCTGGTCATACGGGACATGGAATCGGGCCTGAGCGCGGTGGCGTCGGCCAAGGCCGTGCTGGGCCGGCCGCAGCCGGCCGGGCTCGAGCTCGGGACGCCGCTCGTCCTCGAGGCCCGGGCCGGCTGCCCGCTCGTCTGCGCCGCGGCCGGGAAAGGCCGGGATCCGTTCCCCTGGGCCGACCTCTACGATTACGACAGCTCGATCTACGCGCCGGTGCTGGCGGGCGAGGCCCCGGCGGCCGCGGCCGGCCTGACGGTCGTCGTCCCTTGCGCCGGGCCGGGCGGCGGGACGCCGGCCGACTTGGCCGTGAAGGCCACCCTGATCGACGCCTCTAACGGACGGCAGACGCCCGTCCCCGTCACCATCTCCGGCCGGGCCCCGCGAGGGCCCCTCGAGGTCCTGACGCTGGGCCTGGCGACGGCCGGCCTCGCGCCCGGCGAGTACTATCTCCATCTGTACGCGGGAGACAAGGCCTCCGGCTCGCTCGGGCACGCGTTCACGGCGCTCTCCCTCCGCTAG
- the secA2 gene encoding accessory Sec system translocase SecA2, with protein MIETNTAGPSGRPTRPGRRPHAFSARLAAAFNRFRGCPVETDLAGYERTVLRMRGLADRLGLAGIPDAEIARRAAALRPLLSEPLAARGRPAREAFDGAGVEAFALAVEAARRAVGLAAHDVQVVAALAMADGNVAQLPTGEGKTLAAVFAAAFFALSGRPVHVLTFNDYLARRDAAWMGPAYRLLGLSVGAVQEGQDKPAKRTAYACDVAYATAKEAGFDYLRDRLALEPDELVHRPFAAAILDEADSILIDEARIPLVISGTAAAAAADASRLASIVRGLERGRDFETDAANASVFPTDAGLRRVESLLGRGDLFAAGNETLLAAVHCALHAQVLLERDVDYVVRGGRVEIVDEFTGRVMDKRHWPDGLQAAVEAKEGVDRGAGSRILGSITLQHFFRLYPTLCGMTATAAPSARELREFYGMGVVVVPPHRPCVRRDLADVVFSHKAAKVAALVREIAGARASGRPVLVGTASVRESEELAAALAAAGLACNVLNAKNDEAEAEIVARAGAPGALTISTNMAGRGTDIRLGGPDERERDRVAALGGLYVIGTNRHESRRIDDQLRGRAGRQGDPGSSRFFISLEDDVFERYGLAGRLFARHGLERQNAPVESGLLRRDILHGQRVIEGRNLDIRRALWDYSTLAETQRRIVAGWRDAAFGPAGEDPEGAPFPTSPELREAGAARLGAEAFDRAARRAALVQIDAVWADHLAWLADLREGIHLVSIGRLEPLLEYQKAATDAFLGLEGRIRDAIETTLRPIIARGGPVDLEAAGLKGPSSTWTYLVDDDQLGWGVQLLRGGNVGFASVAAAFYGPLFVLALIASRFGRKRRRTSGGNADGGPGA; from the coding sequence ATGATCGAGACCAACACGGCCGGCCCGTCCGGGCGGCCGACACGACCCGGCCGCCGGCCGCACGCTTTTTCGGCCCGGCTCGCGGCGGCCTTCAACAGGTTCCGCGGCTGTCCGGTCGAAACGGATCTGGCCGGCTACGAGCGGACCGTCCTGAGGATGCGCGGCCTGGCCGATCGCCTAGGCCTGGCCGGCATCCCCGACGCCGAGATCGCCAGGCGGGCGGCCGCCCTCCGCCCGCTCCTCTCGGAGCCGTTGGCCGCGAGGGGAAGGCCGGCCCGGGAGGCTTTCGACGGGGCCGGCGTCGAAGCTTTCGCCCTGGCCGTCGAGGCCGCCCGCCGGGCCGTCGGCCTGGCCGCCCACGACGTCCAGGTCGTCGCCGCCCTGGCCATGGCCGACGGGAACGTCGCCCAGCTGCCGACGGGCGAGGGCAAGACCCTGGCCGCCGTGTTCGCCGCCGCCTTCTTCGCTCTCTCCGGCCGGCCCGTCCATGTCCTGACCTTCAACGATTACCTGGCCCGCCGCGACGCCGCCTGGATGGGTCCGGCCTACCGGCTCCTCGGCCTGTCGGTCGGGGCCGTCCAGGAAGGCCAGGACAAGCCGGCCAAGCGGACGGCCTACGCCTGCGATGTAGCCTACGCCACGGCCAAGGAGGCCGGGTTCGATTATCTGCGCGACCGTCTGGCGCTCGAGCCGGACGAACTCGTTCATCGCCCCTTCGCGGCCGCCATCCTCGACGAGGCCGACTCCATCCTCATCGACGAGGCGCGCATCCCGCTGGTCATCTCCGGGACCGCGGCGGCGGCCGCGGCGGACGCGTCCCGGCTGGCCTCGATCGTGCGCGGCCTCGAGCGGGGCCGGGACTTCGAGACCGACGCCGCGAACGCCAGCGTCTTTCCGACGGACGCGGGACTCCGCCGGGTCGAATCCCTCCTCGGCCGCGGCGACCTGTTCGCCGCCGGGAACGAGACGCTCCTGGCCGCCGTCCATTGCGCGCTTCACGCCCAGGTCCTGCTCGAGCGCGACGTCGACTACGTCGTCCGCGGCGGCCGCGTCGAGATCGTCGACGAGTTCACCGGCCGGGTCATGGACAAGCGCCATTGGCCCGACGGCCTGCAGGCCGCGGTCGAGGCCAAGGAAGGCGTGGACCGCGGCGCCGGGAGCCGCATCCTCGGGTCGATCACCCTGCAGCACTTCTTCCGGCTCTACCCGACGCTATGCGGCATGACGGCCACGGCCGCGCCGTCGGCGCGCGAGCTCAGGGAATTCTACGGAATGGGCGTCGTCGTCGTCCCGCCCCACAGGCCGTGCGTGCGCCGCGACCTGGCCGACGTCGTTTTCAGCCACAAGGCCGCCAAGGTCGCCGCCCTCGTCCGCGAGATCGCCGGGGCCCGCGCCTCCGGCCGGCCCGTCCTGGTCGGCACGGCCAGCGTCAGGGAGTCCGAGGAGCTGGCCGCCGCCCTCGCCGCCGCCGGGCTCGCGTGCAACGTCCTCAACGCCAAGAACGACGAGGCCGAGGCGGAGATCGTCGCCCGGGCCGGCGCCCCCGGGGCCCTGACCATCTCGACCAACATGGCCGGCCGCGGCACGGACATCAGGCTCGGCGGCCCCGACGAGCGCGAACGCGACCGGGTGGCGGCCCTGGGCGGCCTCTACGTCATCGGCACGAACCGCCACGAGAGCCGGCGCATCGACGACCAGCTCCGAGGCCGGGCCGGGCGCCAGGGCGATCCCGGCTCGTCCCGGTTCTTTATCAGCCTCGAGGACGACGTCTTCGAGCGCTACGGCCTCGCCGGCCGGCTCTTCGCCCGCCACGGGCTCGAGCGGCAGAACGCGCCGGTCGAGAGCGGCCTCCTGCGCCGGGACATCCTCCACGGCCAGAGGGTCATCGAAGGCCGCAACCTGGACATCCGCCGCGCGCTCTGGGATTATTCGACGCTGGCCGAAACGCAGCGGCGCATCGTCGCCGGCTGGCGGGACGCCGCCTTCGGGCCGGCGGGGGAGGACCCGGAGGGCGCCCCCTTCCCGACGTCGCCGGAGCTCCGCGAGGCCGGGGCGGCCAGGCTGGGCGCTGAGGCGTTCGACAGGGCGGCGCGGCGGGCGGCGCTCGTCCAGATCGACGCGGTCTGGGCCGATCACCTGGCCTGGCTGGCCGATCTCCGCGAGGGCATCCATCTCGTCTCCATCGGCCGGCTGGAGCCGCTCCTGGAGTACCAGAAGGCGGCGACGGACGCCTTCCTGGGGCTCGAAGGCCGGATCCGGGACGCGATCGAAACGACGCTCCGGCCTATCATTGCCCGCGGGGGGCCCGTCGATCTCGAAGCGGCGGGCCTGAAGGGGCCGTCGTCGACCTGGACCTACCTCGTCGACGACGACCAGCTCGGCTGGGGCGTCCAGCTGCTCAGGGGCGGCAACGTCGGCTTCGCCTCGGTCGCCGCGGCGTTCTACGGGCCCTTGTTCGTCCTGGCCCTGATCGCCAGCCGGTTCGGCAGGAAACGGCGGCGGACCTCCGGCGGGAACGCGGACGGCGGCCCGGGCGCTTAG
- a CDS encoding ABC transporter ATP-binding protein yields MAEFLEFRGVAKRFGAIQAVDGVSLEIRKGEFFSLLGPSGCGKTTMLRLAAGFEQPDAGRVFLDGRDITGLPPDKRKVNTIFQSYALFPHLTVRDNIGFGLAIARRPKKEIRAEVDRMLELIRMADQAEKKPAQLSGGQKQRVAVARALVNKPDVLLLDEPLAALDLKLRQKMLIELDLIHDEVGITFLYVTHDQAEAMSLSDRIAVMNGGRIEQTGAPAEIYESPRTSFVAAFIGDTNFLEGRVRECLDGEYCRLAIAGLPEIVSFNDKAIQPGQPIFLSIRPEKIHISHDRPEDKPRRNFVPAVVEDVIYLGSNTKYWVRANGYRIQVLRQHDRYFLDEKPIRWKDECWIWWHADDGFMLDHFRKDDEGLLAVPPQRVGD; encoded by the coding sequence TTGGCTGAGTTCCTCGAGTTCCGCGGGGTCGCCAAGCGCTTCGGGGCCATCCAGGCTGTCGACGGCGTCTCCCTCGAGATCCGGAAGGGCGAGTTCTTCTCACTCCTCGGCCCGAGCGGCTGCGGCAAGACGACCATGCTGCGCCTGGCGGCCGGCTTCGAGCAGCCGGACGCTGGCCGCGTCTTTCTCGACGGCCGTGACATCACCGGCCTGCCTCCGGACAAGCGCAAGGTCAACACCATCTTCCAGAGCTACGCCCTGTTCCCCCACCTGACCGTCCGCGACAACATCGGCTTCGGCCTGGCCATCGCCAGGCGGCCGAAGAAGGAGATCCGGGCCGAGGTCGACCGGATGCTCGAGCTCATCCGCATGGCCGACCAGGCCGAGAAGAAGCCGGCCCAGCTTTCCGGCGGGCAGAAACAGCGGGTGGCCGTGGCCCGGGCCCTGGTCAACAAGCCCGACGTCCTGCTCCTCGACGAGCCGCTGGCCGCGCTCGACCTCAAGCTCCGGCAGAAGATGCTCATCGAGCTCGATCTCATCCACGACGAGGTCGGCATCACCTTCCTCTACGTCACCCACGACCAGGCCGAGGCCATGAGCCTGAGCGACCGGATCGCGGTCATGAACGGCGGCCGCATCGAGCAGACCGGCGCCCCGGCCGAGATCTACGAGTCGCCCCGGACGAGCTTCGTCGCGGCCTTCATCGGCGACACGAACTTCCTCGAGGGCCGGGTCCGCGAGTGCCTCGACGGCGAGTACTGCCGCCTGGCCATCGCCGGCCTGCCGGAGATCGTCTCGTTCAACGACAAGGCCATCCAGCCGGGACAGCCCATCTTCCTCAGCATCCGGCCGGAGAAGATCCACATCTCCCATGACCGGCCCGAGGACAAGCCCCGGCGCAACTTCGTCCCGGCCGTCGTCGAGGACGTCATCTACCTCGGCTCGAACACCAAGTACTGGGTCAGGGCGAACGGCTACCGGATCCAGGTCCTGCGGCAGCACGACCGCTATTTCCTGGACGAGAAGCCCATCCGCTGGAAGGACGAATGCTGGATCTGGTGGCACGCCGACGACGGCTTCATGCTCGACCACTTCCGCAAGGACGACGAGGGCCTGCTGGCCGTGCCGCCGCAGCGCGTCGGCGATTGA
- a CDS encoding ABC transporter permease subunit produces the protein MKRSRFPIAVTALVLAFLYLPILILVANSFNPARFSSRWEGFSLVWYARLFHSPEIWEAVRNTLIIAVSATAVSVTLGTMAAYALHRWAASRLQRLHYTLIYQPLVVPEILMGISLLMAFVAVGLPLGLFTIFLAHVTFCVSYVAMTVLGRLQDFDFSVIEAARDLGASPWQAARRVLLPLLMPGIVSGALLAFTLSVDDFVVTFFVAGPGSTTLPLRIYSMIKYGAPPMINALSTLLLAVTLTAVLLSQRLASRRS, from the coding sequence GTGAAGCGAAGCCGCTTCCCGATCGCCGTCACGGCGCTCGTCCTGGCCTTCCTCTACCTGCCGATCCTCATCCTGGTCGCCAACTCCTTCAACCCGGCCCGCTTCTCCAGCCGCTGGGAGGGTTTCTCGCTCGTCTGGTACGCCCGGCTCTTCCACTCGCCCGAGATCTGGGAGGCGGTGCGGAACACGCTGATCATCGCGGTGTCGGCCACCGCGGTCTCCGTCACGCTGGGGACGATGGCCGCCTACGCTCTCCACCGCTGGGCCGCGAGCCGGCTGCAGCGCCTCCATTACACCCTGATCTACCAGCCCCTGGTCGTGCCCGAGATCCTGATGGGCATCAGCCTGCTCATGGCCTTCGTCGCCGTCGGCCTGCCGCTGGGCCTGTTCACGATCTTCCTGGCCCATGTCACCTTTTGCGTCAGCTACGTGGCCATGACCGTGCTCGGCCGGCTCCAGGACTTCGATTTCTCGGTCATCGAGGCCGCCCGCGACCTCGGGGCCAGCCCCTGGCAGGCCGCGCGGCGGGTCCTGCTGCCGCTGCTCATGCCGGGGATCGTTTCCGGGGCGCTGCTGGCTTTCACCCTGTCGGTCGACGATTTCGTCGTCACCTTTTTCGTCGCCGGCCCGGGCTCGACGACACTGCCGCTCCGCATCTACAGCATGATCAAGTACGGCGCGCCGCCCATGATCAACGCCCTGTCGACGCTGCTCCTGGCGGTGACGCTGACGGCCGTTCTCCTGAGCCAGCGCCTGGCCTCCCGCCGCTCCTGA
- a CDS encoding spermidine/putrescine ABC transporter substrate-binding protein translates to MRNGNRAIRAAAALLLAAVLGSGATACGKARAVLSVYTWSDFVKPEIVSRFEREQGCRVVIDTFESNEAMYAKLKAGASGYDLLMPSSYMVSLMHAQGLVSRLDHSLLPNLVHIDPDYLAMAIDKAMDHSVPYMITNTGIAYLEGRVPGVEPSWRMFGRADLAGRMTMFNDMRETIGAALKLRGRSINTTDPADLAEAETVLVEWKKNLAKFDNEQYKLGLASGEFLLVHAWSGDIFQVRRENPDVRFVIPEEGTVISCDDLVIPAGAREARLAHAFINFLLDPAVAAENTAFVFYLCPNKDSYPLLPAEIRGNPGIFMDPKIRARSEMIGDVGAANALYVAVWDRLKSAR, encoded by the coding sequence ATGAGGAACGGGAACCGAGCCATCCGGGCCGCCGCGGCGCTGCTTCTCGCCGCGGTGCTCGGTAGCGGCGCCACCGCCTGCGGCAAGGCCCGCGCCGTCCTGAGCGTCTACACCTGGTCCGATTTCGTCAAGCCCGAGATCGTCAGCCGCTTCGAGCGCGAACAGGGCTGCCGGGTCGTCATCGACACGTTCGAGTCGAACGAGGCCATGTACGCCAAGCTCAAGGCCGGGGCCTCGGGCTACGACCTGCTGATGCCCTCGAGCTACATGGTCAGCCTGATGCACGCCCAGGGGCTCGTCTCCCGGCTCGACCATTCGCTGCTCCCCAACCTGGTCCACATCGACCCCGACTACCTGGCCATGGCCATCGACAAGGCCATGGACCACTCCGTGCCCTACATGATCACCAACACGGGCATCGCCTACCTCGAGGGCCGGGTCCCGGGCGTCGAGCCGTCGTGGCGGATGTTCGGCCGGGCCGACCTGGCCGGCCGCATGACGATGTTCAACGACATGCGCGAGACGATCGGCGCGGCGCTCAAGCTCCGGGGCCGCAGCATCAACACGACGGACCCGGCCGATCTGGCCGAGGCCGAGACGGTCCTCGTCGAATGGAAGAAGAACCTGGCCAAGTTCGACAACGAGCAGTACAAGCTCGGCCTGGCCTCGGGCGAGTTCCTGCTCGTCCACGCCTGGAGCGGCGACATCTTCCAGGTCCGGCGCGAGAACCCGGACGTCCGCTTCGTCATCCCCGAGGAAGGCACGGTCATCTCCTGCGACGACCTGGTCATCCCGGCCGGGGCCCGGGAGGCCCGCCTGGCCCACGCCTTCATCAACTTCCTTCTCGACCCGGCCGTAGCGGCCGAGAACACGGCCTTCGTCTTCTACCTCTGCCCGAACAAGGATTCCTATCCCCTCCTGCCGGCGGAGATCCGCGGCAATCCCGGGATCTTCATGGACCCGAAGATCCGGGCCAGGAGCGAGATGATCGGCGACGTCGGCGCTGCCAACGCCCTCTACGTCGCCGTCTGGGACCGCCTCAAGTCCGCCCGTTGA
- a CDS encoding exo-alpha-sialidase, which translates to MRRSNRAFPAGTLAVLAAVLFAGCRNASRSPAAVVLREDIFTRAPFAQCHASTIVETASGLVAAWFGGAAEGDPGVGIWLARREAGRWSAPVEVARGAAADGTAEPCWNPVLFRPAAGPLLLFYKVGPSPSRWRGMLIRSADDGRTWGAPAPLPGGIVGPVKNHPLELGDGAILCGSSTEDGGWRVHFETTRDGGATWAAAPPINGGAKPGLIQPALLRTARGGLVALMRSDAGRIYESRSADGGAAWSPPEPTAFPNPNSGIDAVTLRDGRQVLAYNPVTEGRGVLALAVSDDGRNWTRALSLEEEKGAEFSYPAVIETADGLIHVTYTWKRQRIRHAAVDPAVIRARYGHDTERRAPRVCVMETSLGTMAFELYAEDAPKTAARFEALVRKGFYDGKDFYRVVRGHVIQAGGGGAPTLPPEFNARPHLVGTLGLGRTGDEWSGDSEIYVCVAPRPHLDGRYTVFGRIIEGFDVLERIAAVPVEERWEGPDRKMAMHKPLEPVLIRRATIK; encoded by the coding sequence TTGCGACGCTCAAATAGGGCGTTTCCCGCCGGGACCCTGGCGGTCCTGGCGGCCGTCCTGTTCGCCGGCTGCCGGAACGCGTCGCGGTCACCCGCGGCGGTCGTCCTCCGCGAGGATATCTTCACCCGGGCGCCGTTCGCCCAGTGCCACGCCTCGACGATCGTCGAGACCGCGTCGGGGCTCGTGGCCGCCTGGTTCGGGGGAGCGGCCGAAGGGGATCCCGGCGTCGGCATCTGGCTGGCCCGCCGCGAGGCCGGGCGATGGTCGGCCCCGGTGGAAGTCGCGCGCGGCGCCGCGGCGGACGGCACGGCCGAGCCCTGCTGGAACCCGGTCCTGTTCCGCCCGGCGGCGGGACCCCTCCTTCTTTTCTATAAGGTCGGCCCCTCTCCTTCGCGCTGGCGGGGCATGCTGATCCGGTCCGCGGACGACGGCCGGACCTGGGGCGCGCCGGCCCCTCTTCCCGGGGGGATCGTCGGGCCGGTCAAGAACCATCCGCTCGAGCTCGGGGACGGCGCGATCCTCTGCGGCAGCTCCACCGAGGACGGCGGCTGGCGCGTCCATTTCGAGACGACGCGGGACGGCGGGGCGACGTGGGCGGCGGCGCCGCCGATCAACGGCGGGGCGAAGCCGGGGCTCATCCAGCCGGCGCTGCTGCGGACCGCCCGGGGCGGCCTTGTCGCCCTGATGAGGAGCGACGCGGGGCGGATCTACGAGAGCCGGAGCGCCGACGGCGGCGCCGCCTGGTCGCCTCCGGAGCCGACGGCCTTCCCGAACCCGAACTCCGGCATCGACGCCGTGACGCTCCGCGACGGCAGGCAGGTCCTGGCCTACAATCCCGTCACCGAGGGCCGGGGCGTCCTGGCCCTCGCGGTGTCGGACGACGGGCGGAACTGGACGAGGGCCCTGAGCCTCGAGGAGGAGAAAGGCGCTGAATTCTCCTACCCGGCGGTGATCGAGACGGCCGACGGCCTCATCCATGTGACCTACACCTGGAAGCGGCAGCGGATCCGTCACGCGGCCGTCGATCCCGCCGTCATCCGGGCCCGCTACGGCCATGACACGGAGCGCCGGGCCCCCCGCGTCTGCGTCATGGAGACCTCGCTCGGGACGATGGCTTTCGAGCTCTACGCGGAGGACGCGCCCAAGACCGCGGCCCGGTTCGAGGCCCTCGTCCGGAAGGGCTTTTACGACGGCAAGGACTTCTACCGGGTCGTCCGCGGCCATGTCATCCAGGCGGGCGGCGGCGGCGCGCCGACGCTCCCGCCCGAGTTCAACGCCCGGCCCCACCTCGTCGGCACGCTGGGGCTGGGACGGACGGGCGACGAGTGGAGCGGCGACTCGGAGATCTATGTCTGCGTCGCGCCGCGGCCCCATCTCGACGGGCGGTACACCGTCTTCGGCCGGATCATCGAGGGCTTCGACGTCCTCGAGCGCATCGCCGCGGTGCCGGTCGAGGAGCGCTGGGAAGGGCCGGACCGGAAGATGGCCATGCACAAACCGCTCGAGCCGGTCCTCATCCGTCGCGCCACCATAAAATAA